From the genome of Scytonema hofmannii PCC 7110, one region includes:
- a CDS encoding NADH-quinone oxidoreductase subunit M, protein MLSPLIWIPALSAAVIAFFPKVTSQIARWIAFAIALLLLIWSIFLGSQFQLVNSDWQFQEYIPWLETLGINYHLGIDGLSLPLLILNGFLTSIAIYTTHPLTHRPRFFYTLILLLNAGISGAFLAQDLLLFFLFYEIELIPLYLLIAIWGGDRREYAATKFLIYTAISGILILAAFLGLVSMSGATSFDYNPSVSSALPLATQIPLLLTILLGFAIKTPLIPFHTWLPDAHVEASTPVSILLAGILLKLGAYGFLRFGLGLFPEAWSALAPWFATWAVVSVLYGVIVAIAQTDMKKMIAYSSIGHMGYVLLGAAAATPISLMGAIVQMVSHGLISSLLFLLVGIVYDKTCSRNLNILKGLLNPEQGLPVIGTLMIVAVMASAGIPGMAGFVAEFLCFRGSFSVFPVQTLLCMVGTGLTAVYFLMLVNRAFFGRLPEAMAELPPVKWSERIPAAILAAIIILLGIQPGWLISKSEATTSAMKITSSELLTSDQ, encoded by the coding sequence ATGCTCAGTCCCTTAATTTGGATACCAGCACTGAGTGCTGCTGTCATCGCATTTTTTCCAAAAGTGACATCTCAAATTGCACGATGGATTGCCTTTGCGATCGCACTTCTGCTCTTAATTTGGTCAATCTTTTTAGGTAGCCAATTTCAATTAGTTAATTCCGATTGGCAATTTCAAGAGTACATTCCTTGGCTGGAAACATTAGGCATCAATTACCATTTAGGAATCGATGGTTTATCTCTACCCTTGCTTATTCTCAATGGATTCCTGACAAGCATTGCTATTTACACGACTCATCCCCTCACCCATCGACCCCGATTTTTCTATACACTCATCTTGCTTTTAAATGCGGGGATATCCGGTGCTTTTTTAGCTCAAGATTTGCTGTTGTTCTTCCTATTTTACGAAATAGAATTGATTCCTTTGTATTTACTGATTGCTATCTGGGGAGGAGATCGTCGTGAATATGCAGCTACAAAATTTTTGATTTATACTGCAATTTCTGGCATTCTCATACTTGCAGCTTTTCTGGGATTAGTTAGTATGAGTGGTGCTACCAGTTTTGATTACAATCCCTCAGTTTCAAGTGCTCTACCTTTAGCAACTCAAATCCCTCTTCTCTTGACAATTTTGCTGGGATTTGCTATTAAAACACCTCTTATTCCTTTCCACACATGGTTACCAGACGCCCATGTTGAAGCATCCACACCTGTATCCATACTGTTAGCAGGAATTCTTTTAAAGTTAGGCGCTTACGGTTTTTTACGGTTTGGCTTGGGTTTATTTCCCGAAGCATGGTCAGCTCTTGCACCCTGGTTTGCAACTTGGGCAGTTGTCAGTGTTCTTTATGGAGTTATTGTAGCGATCGCGCAAACAGATATGAAGAAGATGATAGCCTATAGTTCTATCGGACACATGGGTTATGTCTTGCTTGGTGCGGCGGCTGCAACCCCCATAAGTTTAATGGGTGCGATCGTTCAAATGGTTAGTCACGGATTAATATCTAGCTTGCTCTTTCTCTTAGTAGGTATTGTTTACGACAAGACCTGCAGCCGCAATCTTAATATCCTCAAAGGATTACTCAACCCAGAACAAGGTTTACCTGTCATTGGAACCCTCATGATAGTAGCAGTTATGGCAAGTGCAGGTATCCCCGGAATGGCAGGTTTTGTTGCTGAGTTTTTGTGTTTTCGAGGTAGTTTTTCCGTCTTTCCCGTACAAACACTGCTTTGTATGGTTGGTACGGGATTAACTGCTGTGTACTTCTTAATGCTAGTCAACCGCGCTTTCTTTGGTCGTCTTCCTGAAGCCATGGCTGAACTACCCCCTGTAAAATGGTCAGAACGCATTCCTGCAGCTATATTAGCAGCAATTATCATCCTACTCGGAATCCAACCAGGTTGGCTCATTAGTAAAAGCGAAGCAACCACATCTGCAATGAAAATTACCAGTTCTGAATTATTGACCAGTGACCAGTGA
- a CDS encoding CO2 hydration protein: MIVTLTKLNPSSHPLKEYIHRLETGESLLYDSVENLPEVVGILHSYAFVLDAYSKNLLYIANNVFLEPFPLLKYLNGEATPKNLLRYVWDDRLNFEYAEYCTKTMFWHGGGSLDTYLNSPEFEQAAQQAILAKFEGNLLFKGFHHLFSAFFPEQIRQLAYYSAMGQFWRVMSDLFSELSQLYNRQEITSISQVTEYIQSGLTVAAKSPITYSVRIREKLYKIIPETAGLKFLQDVAVPYVESIFFRGTPFFGTTSYNAQAWQIPQDLSEFAYGVLYADPLITGGAGIPPTLLMQDLRHFLPHYLHEIYMRSPRKEDNLRVQICRSFQKSMFCVATAAIRGRSPYPLNTKEAYQQQTNRIYLESWMNRFLGSRLPNI; this comes from the coding sequence ATGATTGTTACTCTTACAAAACTCAACCCGTCTTCCCATCCCCTCAAAGAATACATTCACCGTTTGGAAACCGGAGAAAGTCTCTTATATGATTCCGTAGAAAATTTGCCAGAAGTTGTTGGAATTTTACACAGTTATGCATTTGTATTAGATGCCTATTCCAAAAATCTTCTCTACATTGCTAACAATGTATTCCTAGAACCCTTTCCTCTCTTGAAATACCTGAATGGTGAAGCTACACCTAAAAATTTACTCCGCTATGTATGGGACGATCGCTTGAATTTTGAATATGCAGAATATTGCACTAAAACAATGTTTTGGCATGGTGGTGGCAGTTTAGATACCTACTTAAATTCCCCAGAATTTGAGCAAGCAGCCCAACAAGCAATACTTGCGAAATTTGAAGGTAATTTATTATTCAAAGGCTTTCATCATTTATTCAGCGCTTTCTTTCCAGAACAAATTAGGCAATTAGCATATTACAGTGCTATGGGTCAATTCTGGAGAGTGATGAGCGATCTCTTTAGTGAGTTATCCCAGCTTTACAACCGTCAGGAAATTACTTCCATTTCTCAAGTGACGGAGTATATCCAGTCCGGTTTAACTGTAGCAGCTAAATCACCCATTACCTATAGTGTTCGTATTCGCGAAAAACTTTACAAAATTATTCCAGAAACAGCAGGGTTAAAATTTTTGCAAGATGTAGCTGTACCTTATGTGGAATCGATTTTCTTTCGAGGAACACCTTTTTTTGGCACAACTTCCTACAATGCACAAGCATGGCAAATACCTCAAGATTTGTCTGAGTTTGCTTATGGTGTACTTTATGCTGATCCTCTCATAACAGGTGGTGCAGGAATTCCTCCTACTTTGCTCATGCAAGATTTACGCCATTTCTTACCTCATTACCTGCATGAAATATATATGCGATCGCCTCGAAAAGAAGACAATCTCCGCGTCCAAATTTGCCGCAGCTTTCAGAAATCCATGTTTTGTGTCGCAACGGCTGCTATTAGAGGGCGATCGCCTTATCCATTAAACACCAAAGAAGCTTATCAACAACAAACTAATCGCATATATCTGGAAAGTTGGATGAATCGCTTTCTTGGTTCTCGTTTGCCCAATATCTAG
- a CDS encoding type 2 lanthipeptide synthetase LanM family protein: MEFSRKQLVSIVEQASTLSERLSSKFVVNSTKKFDDLVKTRIEKWRESTARGDDKKFENRLAWDGLTLEDARRAVAPVSLVDQINLPAWTETLNEGMKVATIAFLPEVQYSCIDLQEPIPFEELFLPFVYIARQKLAARTGQNYHQLSDTAHAMLERRLLIAFSEIGAHAAEIKFSGFRATRQSAIAYILKQSENTVSRDRYEAFIKQMLNDNGLIAFFQEYPVLARHLATKINFWLDAVEEFLSQLATDYTKIQQIFQPDADLGQVVEIKCNLSDPHNDHHTVMIITFASGLKLVYKPKGLHIDEAYFNFLSWFNQQEIDLPFKCLKILNRPNYGWVEFVESSPCEDKKAVQRFYQRTGMLLGLLYILRGNDCHVENLIACGEHPVIIDLETIMHPRIKEKENSNQPQTALELALQFLVQNSVLQTHLLPQWHLALGGKLVYDLSPLAVNDEQDTKYEHPIFIDINTDTMHLKYEPVPIDFGNSHLPSLGETYVSPDNYVENLIIGFQKIYRLIISHQEVLLSANSPLLNFYHQRIRLLFRGTQTYASILNNAQRPEYLKDGIDYNIKLELLSRAYLTEETKPLFWPLLQQELCSMVQMDIPYFSAFTDSNQLFAGLSTVSFADCMAPTYPDVVTRIQQLSETDLTRQIEVIRGAFDTSIGNDLEGTLSVSLGQPESTPENITPLSQEQCLEQAIAIAKKIQLQTFYADDSAAWIGLEYVPTVKRFQLKVLGYHLYDGSCGIALFLAALWTVTKDNQYRSLALKGLQPLRQYLENLSPEKPTELTESVNIGACVGLGSIIYALVQISNLLDEPTLLDNAKQVASLITTEIISKDQELNISSGSAGAILSFLALHKATGEAMYLELAITCGNHILKQEIASDVGIKTWDTAEKKLLAGFSHGASGIAYALLRLYDITLAGSFFLGAKEAIAYERSLFVPEAGNWMGLSDTNNSFTTGWNHGAAGIVLARLGSLAVLDTSEIRQEVEIGLNTTQKSSFDRVDRLCCGNFGIIDILLEASNRLSRPSLLKDAQQRAASVVSKAQQNGSFYLFSRHYNDMYNPSLFNGMAGIGYGLLRLSYPKLLPSILLFDCCS, translated from the coding sequence ATGGAATTTTCTCGTAAACAATTAGTTAGTATTGTAGAACAAGCTAGTACACTATCTGAGCGTCTTAGCTCTAAATTTGTAGTAAATAGTACAAAAAAATTTGATGATTTAGTAAAGACCAGGATAGAAAAATGGCGTGAATCTACTGCTAGAGGAGATGACAAAAAGTTTGAAAATCGCCTAGCTTGGGATGGATTGACATTAGAAGATGCTCGCCGTGCTGTTGCTCCTGTTTCTCTAGTCGATCAAATCAATTTACCTGCTTGGACAGAAACATTAAATGAAGGCATGAAGGTAGCTACAATTGCTTTTTTACCAGAAGTACAGTATAGTTGCATTGACCTTCAAGAACCGATTCCTTTTGAAGAACTCTTTCTACCCTTCGTTTACATAGCCAGACAAAAATTAGCTGCGCGAACAGGACAAAATTATCACCAGCTTTCAGACACGGCTCATGCGATGCTAGAACGGAGATTGTTGATTGCTTTTTCTGAGATAGGCGCTCATGCTGCGGAGATAAAGTTTTCTGGTTTTCGAGCAACTAGACAATCCGCGATCGCTTATATTCTGAAACAATCAGAAAATACTGTCAGTCGCGATCGTTATGAAGCATTTATCAAGCAGATGCTCAATGATAATGGACTCATAGCTTTTTTTCAGGAATACCCTGTCTTAGCAAGACACCTAGCAACAAAGATAAATTTTTGGCTTGATGCTGTTGAAGAATTTTTGTCGCAATTAGCTACAGATTATACCAAGATTCAGCAAATATTCCAGCCAGATGCAGATTTAGGACAGGTTGTCGAAATAAAATGCAATCTTTCCGATCCTCACAACGATCATCATACCGTGATGATTATTACCTTTGCCTCTGGCTTAAAATTAGTATATAAACCGAAAGGTTTACATATAGATGAAGCATACTTCAATTTCTTATCTTGGTTTAACCAACAAGAAATTGATTTACCATTTAAATGCTTAAAAATCTTAAACCGTCCCAATTATGGATGGGTTGAGTTTGTAGAATCTTCACCGTGTGAAGACAAGAAAGCCGTTCAACGCTTTTACCAGCGAACTGGAATGTTATTAGGTTTGTTGTATATTCTGAGAGGTAATGATTGCCATGTTGAAAACCTGATAGCTTGTGGGGAACATCCAGTTATCATTGATTTAGAGACGATAATGCACCCAAGAATTAAGGAGAAAGAAAATTCTAATCAACCTCAAACCGCACTTGAGTTAGCTCTTCAATTTCTTGTGCAAAATTCTGTATTACAGACTCATCTGCTACCACAATGGCATCTAGCATTAGGTGGAAAATTGGTCTACGATCTCAGTCCCTTAGCGGTAAATGATGAACAAGATACTAAATACGAACATCCCATTTTTATCGACATTAACACCGATACAATGCATCTTAAATATGAACCAGTTCCAATAGATTTTGGTAATAGTCATCTCCCATCGTTAGGAGAAACCTATGTGTCTCCGGATAATTATGTAGAAAATTTAATCATAGGATTCCAAAAAATATATCGTCTCATAATTAGTCATCAAGAAGTTCTGTTAAGTGCTAATAGTCCTCTATTAAATTTTTATCATCAACGGATTCGGCTCCTCTTTCGTGGAACTCAGACTTATGCTTCTATATTAAATAATGCTCAAAGACCTGAATATTTAAAAGACGGAATTGATTACAATATTAAACTTGAGCTTCTCAGTCGAGCTTATCTCACAGAGGAAACTAAACCTTTATTTTGGCCATTGTTACAGCAAGAACTGTGTTCAATGGTGCAGATGGATATTCCCTATTTTAGCGCTTTTACAGATAGCAATCAATTATTTGCTGGATTGTCAACAGTGTCTTTTGCAGATTGTATGGCACCTACCTATCCAGATGTTGTGACTCGAATTCAACAACTTAGTGAAACTGACTTAACACGACAAATAGAAGTGATTCGAGGTGCTTTTGATACTAGTATTGGCAATGATTTAGAAGGTACTTTGTCTGTCAGTCTTGGACAACCCGAGTCAACTCCTGAGAATATTACACCATTAAGTCAGGAGCAATGTTTAGAGCAAGCAATTGCGATCGCTAAAAAAATTCAATTGCAAACATTTTATGCTGATGATAGTGCTGCTTGGATTGGATTGGAATATGTCCCAACAGTCAAACGATTTCAGTTAAAAGTACTAGGCTATCATTTATATGACGGTAGCTGTGGTATTGCTCTATTTTTGGCGGCACTATGGACAGTCACAAAGGATAACCAATATCGTAGTTTAGCCCTCAAGGGGTTGCAACCATTACGCCAATATTTAGAAAATTTAAGCCCAGAGAAGCCAACAGAATTAACCGAATCTGTTAATATTGGCGCTTGCGTAGGATTAGGCTCAATTATCTATGCACTAGTGCAGATTAGTAACCTGCTAGATGAGCCAACGTTGTTAGATAATGCCAAACAGGTTGCTAGTTTAATCACAACAGAGATCATTAGCAAAGATCAAGAGTTAAATATTAGTTCAGGCTCTGCAGGTGCGATTTTATCATTCCTAGCCTTGCACAAAGCTACTGGAGAGGCAATGTATTTAGAACTGGCTATTACCTGTGGAAATCATATATTGAAGCAGGAAATTGCCAGTGATGTGGGTATTAAAACTTGGGACACCGCAGAAAAAAAACTTTTGGCAGGGTTTAGTCATGGAGCGTCTGGTATCGCCTACGCCTTGCTGAGATTATATGATATCACTTTAGCTGGTAGTTTTTTCTTAGGTGCAAAAGAGGCGATCGCTTATGAACGCAGTCTCTTTGTTCCAGAAGCAGGCAATTGGATGGGCTTGAGCGATACAAATAACTCATTTACGACTGGCTGGAATCATGGTGCAGCTGGCATTGTTTTAGCTCGTTTGGGTAGTCTCGCAGTACTTGACACTAGTGAAATTCGTCAAGAAGTTGAAATTGGTTTAAATACAACCCAAAAAAGTAGTTTTGACAGAGTTGATCGGCTTTGTTGTGGTAACTTTGGTATTATTGATATCTTGCTAGAAGCTTCTAATCGGCTCTCACGCCCAAGTTTACTAAAAGATGCACAACAACGAGCAGCATCAGTTGTAAGCAAAGCCCAACAAAATGGCTCTTTCTATCTGTTCTCTAGGCATTATAACGATATGTATAATCCTAGTTTATTCAATGGAATGGCTGGCATTGGCTATGGATTATTAAGACTTAGCTATCCAAAATTATTACCCTCGATTTTGCTATTTGATTGTTGCTCATAA
- a CDS encoding NHLP leader peptide family RiPP precursor has product MTTNSEALNPQDLQERIIAKAIEDPAYKQRLLSNPKALLSEELGAELPEDLTVQVLQQSPKHLYLLLPIDIDELIRDGVLSESELEAVAGGVLFTVVTIYTVKQAPKISKAIKGWFS; this is encoded by the coding sequence ATGACTACAAATTCTGAAGCCTTAAATCCTCAAGATTTACAAGAGCGCATCATTGCTAAAGCAATAGAAGACCCTGCTTATAAGCAACGCTTGTTAAGTAATCCTAAAGCACTGTTGTCAGAAGAACTAGGTGCAGAGTTACCAGAAGATTTAACAGTTCAGGTTCTACAACAAAGTCCAAAGCATCTCTATTTATTGTTGCCAATTGATATTGATGAACTGATTCGTGACGGTGTTCTTTCTGAGTCTGAATTAGAGGCTGTAGCGGGAGGAGTTCTCTTTACAGTTGTTACAATATATACTGTTAAACAAGCCCCAAAAATATCAAAAGCAATTAAGGGATGGTTTAGCTAG
- a CDS encoding NHLP leader peptide family RiPP precursor encodes MTTNSEALNSQDLQERIIAKAIENPAYKQRLLSDAKAVLEEELDIELPADLSVQVLQQSPKQLYLLLPFDIDELVREGILSESELEAVAGGGVLSLVANTAAQVSIFTSIQYSIEYSLRKTAQLKRKK; translated from the coding sequence ATGACTACAAATTCTGAAGCATTAAATTCCCAAGATTTGCAAGAGCGTATCATTGCTAAGGCGATAGAAAACCCTGCTTATAAACAACGTTTATTAAGCGATGCCAAAGCAGTATTAGAAGAAGAGTTAGATATTGAGTTACCAGCAGATTTGTCAGTTCAGGTTTTACAACAGAGTCCAAAGCAACTCTATTTGTTGTTGCCATTTGATATTGATGAACTAGTTCGTGAGGGTATTCTTTCTGAATCAGAACTAGAGGCTGTAGCAGGAGGAGGGGTACTTTCGCTAGTTGCAAACACAGCTGCTCAAGTATCTATTTTTACAAGCATACAGTATTCTATCGAATATTCTCTTAGAAAGACGGCGCAACTGAAACGGAAAAAATAA
- a CDS encoding NHLP leader peptide family RiPP precursor, whose product MTTNFEEFNSQTLEERIIVKAIEDPNYKQRLLSDAKAVVEEELGDKLGEDVTIQVLQQSAKHLYLLLPVDIDDMIREGLITQEELEAVAGGSARLIKVTKALHNSVNAKSKSDVSQGVSGVVATVTSLASALYSAVRSRKG is encoded by the coding sequence ATGACTACGAACTTTGAAGAATTTAATTCCCAAACTTTAGAAGAGCGCATTATTGTCAAAGCAATAGAAGACCCTAATTACAAACAGCGTTTGTTGAGTGATGCTAAAGCAGTAGTAGAAGAAGAGTTAGGTGACAAATTAGGAGAAGATGTCACAATTCAAGTGCTACAGCAAAGTGCAAAACATCTTTATCTATTGTTACCAGTGGATATTGATGATATGATTCGTGAAGGTCTAATCACTCAAGAAGAACTAGAAGCAGTAGCAGGTGGTAGCGCTAGACTTATCAAAGTGACAAAGGCTTTGCATAACAGTGTTAATGCAAAAAGCAAATCAGATGTTTCCCAAGGTGTGTCAGGTGTTGTTGCAACAGTGACCTCTCTTGCTAGTGCCTTGTATAGTGCCGTAAGAAGCCGAAAAGGGTAA
- a CDS encoding NHLP leader peptide family RiPP precursor has product MTKTSEELNPQTLEERIITKAMEDPAYKQRLISNAKAVVEEELGDKLGENITIEVLQQSAKNLYLLLPADIDEMIRDGLISQEELEVVAGGRSIIRSTSIDFKQTSRNLKNIEAGLKSAVAIVSTVVLSRRATTPPK; this is encoded by the coding sequence ATGACTAAGACTTCTGAAGAGCTTAATCCTCAAACTTTGGAAGAGCGCATTATTACCAAGGCTATGGAAGATCCAGCTTACAAGCAGCGCTTAATCAGCAATGCTAAAGCAGTAGTAGAAGAAGAGTTAGGCGACAAATTAGGAGAAAATATCACCATTGAGGTGTTGCAGCAAAGTGCAAAAAATCTTTATTTGTTGTTACCAGCAGATATTGATGAAATGATTCGTGATGGTTTGATCTCTCAAGAAGAATTAGAAGTGGTAGCAGGTGGTAGATCTATTATTAGAAGTACTTCCATAGATTTCAAACAAACATCACGGAACCTAAAAAACATTGAAGCCGGTTTAAAGAGTGCAGTAGCTATTGTAAGCACAGTTGTCTTATCACGAAGAGCTACTACCCCTCCTAAATAG
- a CDS encoding radical SAM family RiPP maturation amino acid epimerase produces the protein MSIEQGLQTGDIKLLLSEQKNLDTDYVATIAKIKRFLERWSADRQFRETLPFDPYGVTRKYNLDIDPEEIRLLWDMEFLKTYEPDTPVPLKVKQYDAYISESIQYQNKIREQAVPLDPLFRGWRERQIRRTFSEFGFEKAHSIVHSPFAIELSKGCSVGCWFCGVAAPRLEGIFYYSQENARLWREVLEVLKEVMGTGASQGFCYWATDPLDNPDYEQFLIDFHAILGKFPQTTTASAIRNPQRTKNLLKLSKEKNGEVERFSLLTLKEFNRVHEEFSAEELMSVELICQNDEALGVKAYAGRAREERFRKRIETSNHFLSSDSGVSDTIACVSGFLLNMVDLSVQLVSPCNADETWPLGYRVYDKATFSTASELHTVLKQMIKKHMPLTLSLEDRIQFRLDLKYEKSEDNFYLLSRSVKHSFNSTPQLKEIVELTFKKCLTAGEIALLLEKEKEIDLTETLYYLNEIFKQGFIQ, from the coding sequence ATGTCTATCGAACAAGGATTACAAACAGGGGATATAAAACTCTTGTTGAGTGAGCAAAAGAATCTTGATACAGATTATGTCGCAACTATAGCAAAGATCAAACGGTTTCTCGAAAGATGGTCAGCCGATCGTCAATTTCGAGAAACACTTCCGTTTGATCCTTATGGCGTTACGCGTAAATATAACCTTGACATAGATCCAGAAGAAATTAGGCTCTTATGGGATATGGAGTTTCTCAAAACTTATGAGCCAGATACACCAGTTCCTCTTAAAGTAAAACAATACGACGCATATATCAGTGAGAGCATCCAATACCAGAATAAGATACGGGAACAAGCAGTTCCACTTGACCCGTTATTTAGAGGCTGGCGAGAGCGCCAAATCCGCCGTACATTTAGCGAATTTGGTTTTGAAAAAGCGCATAGTATTGTTCATTCCCCTTTCGCTATAGAGCTTTCCAAAGGCTGTTCAGTTGGATGTTGGTTTTGTGGAGTAGCAGCGCCGCGTTTAGAAGGTATCTTTTATTACAGTCAAGAAAATGCTCGTCTTTGGCGTGAAGTACTAGAGGTTCTCAAGGAAGTTATGGGTACAGGAGCAAGTCAAGGATTTTGTTATTGGGCAACCGATCCTCTAGACAATCCAGATTATGAGCAGTTCTTGATTGATTTTCATGCAATCTTAGGTAAATTTCCCCAGACTACTACAGCATCGGCAATAAGGAATCCCCAACGAACTAAAAACCTATTGAAGTTGTCTAAAGAAAAAAATGGCGAAGTGGAACGTTTTTCCCTCCTAACTCTAAAAGAGTTTAATAGAGTTCATGAGGAGTTTAGTGCTGAAGAATTGATGTCTGTTGAGCTTATTTGCCAAAATGATGAGGCTTTGGGCGTGAAAGCCTACGCTGGGAGAGCGCGTGAGGAGCGTTTTCGCAAGCGAATAGAAACGTCAAATCATTTTCTTTCTTCTGATTCTGGTGTTTCTGACACTATTGCTTGTGTTTCTGGGTTCTTGTTAAACATGGTAGACCTTAGTGTTCAGCTTGTCAGTCCATGTAATGCCGATGAAACATGGCCACTAGGCTATCGTGTTTACGATAAAGCTACCTTTAGTACGGCTTCCGAACTGCATACAGTTTTAAAGCAAATGATTAAGAAGCATATGCCACTAACGTTGAGCTTGGAAGATCGGATACAGTTTCGACTCGACTTAAAATATGAGAAATCTGAAGATAATTTTTACTTGTTATCTCGCTCGGTGAAGCACAGCTTTAATAGCACACCACAGCTTAAAGAAATAGTTGAATTGACATTCAAAAAGTGTCTAACTGCTGGAGAAATAGCATTGTTACTGGAAAAAGAAAAGGAAATTGATTTAACTGAAACATTGTATTACTTAAACGAAATTTTTAAGCAGGGCTTCATTCAGTAA
- a CDS encoding aldo/keto reductase, producing MEQTISVVKSDNSLSSESNLLSQKYPLPFYRKLGRTDLTVSCLGIGGGGGISSEDTLYAFDQGINLFFYSSDLHHFIYQNMAYGLHQLCGRGSSVREKVVLAAVTYIKSPESLFGTLTDQFEELGIDYIDVLFWGWVGDRDSAVIKDCLDHSPYLRGPNTVYQKYVEETYGVSERLKKMGAVRYIGASFHNLDRAQEWLNSPFLDVVMVRHNAAHRTAQKKIFANLDSQDPQRPGVLTFKSIGSHSGPLYIPPSTLPEWCWRPDVPDFYRYSLSQNCVDVALMGVTNREEIDAAIAAIKKGKLSPAEIEYLNIYSDMIRYGLSMNQINPSQLLRLLRQPQT from the coding sequence ATGGAACAGACCATTTCTGTAGTTAAATCTGATAATAGTCTATCTAGTGAAAGCAATCTTCTTTCACAAAAATATCCTCTACCTTTTTATCGCAAACTAGGTCGTACTGATTTAACAGTAAGTTGTTTGGGAATAGGCGGCGGAGGTGGTATTTCGAGTGAAGATACACTCTATGCTTTTGACCAAGGAATTAACCTTTTTTTCTATTCCAGTGATTTGCATCATTTCATTTATCAAAATATGGCATATGGGTTGCACCAACTTTGTGGGCGCGGCTCTTCTGTTCGAGAAAAAGTAGTTTTAGCAGCTGTCACCTATATTAAGAGTCCAGAATCTTTATTTGGTACTCTTACAGATCAGTTTGAAGAATTAGGGATTGATTACATTGATGTATTATTTTGGGGATGGGTTGGCGATCGCGACAGTGCAGTCATAAAAGATTGCTTAGATCATTCTCCTTATCTGCGAGGTCCAAATACGGTATATCAAAAATATGTAGAAGAGACCTATGGTGTATCTGAACGCCTTAAAAAGATGGGTGCTGTTCGCTATATTGGTGCATCATTTCACAATCTCGATCGCGCTCAAGAATGGCTAAACAGTCCTTTTTTAGATGTGGTGATGGTGAGACATAATGCTGCTCATCGAACAGCACAGAAAAAAATATTTGCAAATTTAGATTCACAAGATCCACAACGTCCGGGAGTCCTTACCTTTAAATCTATAGGCTCTCATTCAGGTCCCCTCTACATTCCACCTTCAACATTACCTGAGTGGTGTTGGCGACCTGACGTACCTGATTTTTATCGTTATTCTCTATCACAAAACTGTGTAGATGTCGCACTGATGGGTGTAACGAACCGAGAAGAAATTGATGCTGCGATCGCCGCCATAAAAAAAGGTAAACTTTCTCCTGCTGAGATTGAATATCTCAATATCTATAGCGATATGATTCGTTACGGATTGAGTATGAATCAAATCAACCCCTCTCAATTATTACGACTCCTTCGACAACCTCAAACTTAG